In Ascaphus truei isolate aAscTru1 chromosome 7, aAscTru1.hap1, whole genome shotgun sequence, one genomic interval encodes:
- the LOC142499287 gene encoding olfactory receptor 10A7-like — protein MVWENITSSVSEFILLGLSSHPKTQVALFVIFFVIYLIILLGNSLIIVLTITDTSLQTPMYFFLTNLSFLDICYSSTTVPRMLKDLLSVKKTISFVDCAAQMYISLSLGVTECILLAIMSYDRYIAICYPLHYTTIMNRSGCMRIAVGTWVSGFFISILHVAFTLNLPLCGHNVINHFLCEVPGILSLGCTDTFINEIVIFTLGVIVLMIPVSFIFISYCRIIVILLKMTSSGRKKAFSTCVSHMMVVTLFYSTAMSMYMKPRSNYSPERDKMVAIFYTIITPMLNPLIYTLRNREVNSALKKVCIKNVFFFQM, from the coding sequence ATGGTTTGGGAAAATATAACCTCCTCAGTGTCTGAATTCATCCTTCTAGGGCTGTCAAGTCACCCAAAAACACAAGTTGCTCTTTTTGTGATTTTCTTTGTCATCTACTTGATAATCTTACTTGGAAATTCGCTAATCATTGTGTTGACCATAACAGATACCAGCTTGCAGACACCTATGTACTTTTTCCTAACCAACCTCTCTTTCCTGGATATTTGTTATTCATCAACAACTGTCCCTAGGATGCTGAAAGACTTGCTGTCAGTGAAGAAAACCATTTCATTTGTAGACTGTGCAGCACAAATGTACATTTCACTCTCGTTGGGGGTAACTGAATGTATTCTGCTTGCTATAATGTCTTATGATCGATATATAGCTATATGTTATCCATTACATTACACCACAATTATGAACAGATCTGGCTGTATGAGGATAGCTGTTGGTACTTGGGTATCTGGATTCTTTATCTCTATTTTACATGTTGCATTTACTTTGAATCTACCTCTGTGTGGACACAATGTAATTAACCATTTTTTATGTGAAGTGCCAGGAATTCTGTCACTAGGGTGTACAGACACTTTCATAAATGAAATTGTTATCTTTACTCTTGGTGTGATAGTACTAATGATACCAGtctcttttatttttatatcGTATTGCCGGATCATTGTAATCCTTTTAAAAATGACCTCTTCTGGAAGGAAAAAAGCATTTTCCACTTGTGTATCTCATATGATGGTTGTGACTTTATTCTATAGCACTGCTATGTCTATGTATATGAAACCCCGGTCAAATTATTCACCAGAAAGAGACAAAATGGTTGCAATTTTTTATACCATAATAACACCAATGTTGAATCCCCTAATCTATACACTTAGGAACAGGGAGGTTAATTCGGCTTTGAAAAAAGTCTGTATTAAGAACGTATTCTTTTTTCAGATGTAA
- the LOC142498534 gene encoding olfactory receptor 10A7-like, which produces MVWENITSVSEFILLGLSSHPKTQVALFVIFFVIYLIILLGNSLIIVLTITDTSLQTPMYFFLTNLSFLDICYSSTTVPRMLKDLLSVKKTISFVDCAAQMYISLSLGLTECILLAIMSYDRYIAICYPLHYTTIMNRSGCMRIAVGTWVSGFLISILHVAFTLNLPLCGHNIINHFLCEVPGILSLGCTDTFINEIVIFTVGVIVLMIPVSFIFISYCRIIVILLKMTSSGRKKAFSTCVSHMMVVTLFYSTAMAMYMKPRSNYSPERDKMIAIFYIIITPMLNPLIYTLRNREVNSALKKHIDSRLNTVELLYINDHYHLFVRRQHVQQWGKMRIQRFDNCITRVTCKYK; this is translated from the exons ATGGTTTGGGAAAATATAACCTCAGTGTCTGAATTCATCCTTCTAGGGCTGTCAAGTCACCCAAAAACACAAGTTGCTCTTTTTGTGATTTTCTTTGTCATCTACTTGATAATCTTACTTGGAAATTCTCTAATCATTGTGTTGACCATAACAGATACCAGCTTGCAGACACCTATGTACTTTTTCCTAACCAACCTCTCTTTCCTGGATATTTGTTATTCATCAACAACTGTCCCTAGGATGCTGAAAGACTTGCTGTCAGTGAAGAAAACCATTTCATTTGTAGACTGTGCAGCACAAATGTACATTTCACTCTCGTTGGGGTTAACTGAATGTATTCTGCTTGCTATAATGTCTTATGATCGATATATAGCTATATGTTATCCATTACATTACACCACAATTATGAACAGATCTGGCTGTATGAGGATAGCTGTGGGTACTTGGGTGTCTGGATTCCTTATTTCTATTTTACATGTTGCATTTACTTTGAATCTACCTCTGTGTGGACACAATATAATTAACCATTTTTTATGTGAAGTGCCAGGAATTCTGTCACTAGGGTGTACAGACACTTTCATAAATGAAATTGTTATCTTTACTGTTGGTGTGATAGTCCTAATGATACCAGtctcttttatttttatatcttaTTGCCGGATCATTGTAATCCTTTTAAAAATGACGTCTTCTGGAAGGAAAAAGGCATTTTCCACTTGTGTATCTCATATGATGGTTGTGACTTTATTCTATAGCACTGCTATGGCTATGTATATGAAACCCCGGTCAAATTATTCACCAGAAAGAGACAAAATGATTGCAATTTTTTATATCATAATAACACCAATGTTGAATCCCCTAATCTATACACTTAGGAACAGGGAGGTTAATTCGGCTTTGAAAAAA CATATAGATTCAAGGTTAAATACGGTAGAATTGTTATACATAaatgatcattatcatttatttgtaaggcGCCAACATGTTCAGCAATGGGGTAAAATGAGAatacagagatttgataattgCATAACCAGAGTTACATgcaaatacaaataa